GAGATATTTTCAGAATCGTGTATTCGGTATGGAAGGATTGTGCAATCAATTAATGGCTTTGTATCGAACCATATCGGAAGCTTTCATGTGTGTCCAACAGGGAGAGGAGGCTTGTATTATTTTAGCAGATGGCCAGACTCGTAATTTTATTGATTTATCAGATGAGGATTTTTTCTCGCCCTTGCCTATTGAGGCTTTCATAGAGGTGGATCAATTTCACAGAGCACTGGCTGCTAAAGGGGTGTCCCTCCTGCGTCCGTGGGATGTCGTCGCATCACATGAACCCATTAATGAATGTTCCCGTTTTCCCATCAGTCCAATGTCCCCGGATGATTCCCGCAATATAGGCATCTGGATCGCAGAGTCTATTCCGTTCGCGCAGAAGCCGTTGCTCTTGGCTCAGTCAATCCTCGGCTGGATGTCTCAGCATCCTTGCTGGGCTGCTCTTCAGATGCGCCTTGAAAGTGATGTTATGTACAATCAGAACTTTCAATATGATGAGTATGTGCGGGAACAAGACCGCTTGGCAACTGACTCCATAGCCCAATTTCCTGAAGTATCGGCAGTTTATGTAGCAACCGGGGTCAATGAAGAATTTCTATTAGAAGCAATGCCTGAATTCAGAGAGAGACACTCCCAGGCCATCATACTAACCAAGCGCAATTTTCTAAGGCTCTCGCCGGAGATGTTGGCCGAATTCGAGTCATTATCTCTGGAAGAACAAGCCTTAGTAGACTGGCTGGTCTGTCTGGGCGCACCATATTTCGCGGGCCCGCACACCTCATCCTTTGCGTACTTGGCCGGATATATGCGCCACTACCGCGGCTTTGAACCCGACAGCACGTCATTATGGCCTATCTACATGTTGTACTGGGACATGTGGTTTCCCAAAGTATGAATGATAATGAACGGGACTAAAAACTAAATTCATGAATCCCCGCCCTTAGGGAATCATAGAGCTCTGAGAGACCTCTCTAATTCTGACAAGATAAGGACGGAGTTCATGAATCAGACTTCTGGATCAGCGGGAAAAGACAAGAAACTGAAGTGGTGGCAGCTAAGCCTGCTCGGCATTGCGGGGACAATCGGCACCGGGTATTTCCTCGGCTCGGGGCTGGCAATCACAATCGGCGGACCGGCGGTGCTGCTGGTGTACCTGCTCGCGGCGGCGGGAACGTATGTCGTCTTCGATGCCCTGGCCCGGATGACGGCGGCACAGCCGGAGCAAGGCTCTTTCCGCTCCTATGCCAAGCAGGGCTTCGGGAGCTGGGCGGGCTTCGGCAGCGGCTGGCTGTACTGGTTCTCGGAGCTGCTCATTATGGGTAGCCAGCTTACGGCACTGGCCATCTTCTCGCGGTTCTGGTTCCCGGGCGTACCGATGTGGATTTTTGCAGCGGGGTATGCGGTAGTCGCTCTGGGGATTGTATTCTTCGGGAACAAAGGCTTCGACCGGGTGGAGAACGTGCTGGCCGTCATCAAGGTGGCGGCTATTCTTATGTTCCTGGTGATAGCGGCTATGCTACTGGCAGGCTGGATCGGCGGCGGCAAGTTCACCCCGAAGGTTCCGCTCAGCTATAAGGAGGTGTTCCCGTCCGGGGGCATTGGGGTATGGTCCGCCTTTATCTTTGCCTTCTATGCGTATGGCGGGATTGAGGTGCTGGGGATTATGTCTTACCGGCTGCAGAAGCCGGAGGAGGCGCCGAAGGCGGGAAAGGTGATGCTGCTGGGGCTGGGAACCGTGTATATTTTGTCCATTGGACTGGCGGTGATTATGGTGCCGCTTAGTGCTTTTAACCCGAAGGAAAGCCCGTTCGTACTGGCCCTGCGCAGCGACCATCTGGCCTTCGTGCCCCATTTGTTCAACGGGGTGCTGATCATTGCCGGGTTCTCCACGATGACGGCATCGCTGTATGCGATTACCTCAATGATGATTACGCTGGCCCAGGAGGGGGATGCACCTAAGGTGTTCTCCAGGAAGTGGAAGGACAAGTATCCGCTGCTGGCACTGTGCCTGATTGCGAGCGGTCTGACGGGGACGGTGATTATGGCCTTGCTGCTGCCGGGAAAAGTATATGAATACATCACCACCGCCGCCGGACTGATGATTCTGTATAACTGGGCGTTCATCCTGCTCTCCTCGGGCAAGCTGCTGAAGGGGGGCGTGCTTAGCGCCGTGAAACGCTGGAGCGGGCTGGTGCTGATTCTGGTAGCGGTTACAGGCACCCTGTTCCATAAGCTGAGCCGCCCGGGCTTCTATATCAGCCTGCTGATTGTCTCGTTCATTGCGCTGGGGGACTGGATTGTTCAGCATATCCGCAAGCAGCAAGATGCTCCGGTTAAGGAATCCGGGCCGGAAGAGCAGGCTGGCGGCTATCCTTCGCTGCCAGGAGGACCCGCGTTCAGGATTAAGGGCATCCGGCTGCGGAAGAACAAGATCTAATGGAAGAAGAGCAACCGGGCAGCCTGAACGCCGAAATAGAAGCCGAATCCGACCAGAGACAGGCCGGATAATACTGAGACGGCCCGCAGTACCCGGACGGTCAGGAATTTGCGGAACATGCTGGAGGCGGCCGCCATGGTCACATCCCATAGCAGAATCCCGAGGACGATGGCACCGCTGTAGACCAATAACTGCTGCATCGGATACTCATTGACCGCCTTGGCTAAGATCGAGCCATAGATTCCAAGCCAGAACAGGATGGACAGGGGATTGAACAGTGACATCAGGAACCCGGAGGTGAAGGATCTGGACAGGGAGGCCTCGCTTCCCCTCATCTCTGCTCCCGACAATTCCCCCGAATGCCTGATGCTCTCTACTCCGGTGTAGACAAGGACAAAGAAACCGAACAGCCACAGGAAAGCCTTGATAAATGGGGCATCCAGCAGGTGAATCATGCCGAAATAAACCAGCAGCATGTAGATGATATCGGAGCTGATCGCACCGAGGCCGACTACCCAGGCATGCATGAAGCCTCCACGCAGACCTTTGTCCAGCTGGGCCGCATTGATGGGGCCGATCGGTGCCGACAGGGATAATCCGAGTACCATATAACCGATGAATATGTTAATGTTGTCCTCCTCCTTTATATAGCCAGTTTATTCAGCCAATGTCAGGATTAGGACAACCAGTAAGAGGACCGCGGATGACCGCCTCCACGCATAAGGGGCAATTCATTAAGCCATAATAGGCAGATGTGAATTCAGATGGAGGAATGGAATTAATTGCTTATTAACGTAATCATCGGATGGATTATTCCTTGGTGTATAGCCAGTTATTTTCTCAGACAAGACAGCTCAATTATCCTGCTCATCGCACCTATTGCAAGTGTAATCGCTTGTGTGTTCGATGAGGTCGGATACCATATGAAGTGGTGGAGCATTACCCCGGCCGGCTCGGGGATTCTATCCTTTCTTCCCTATAATCTGGGGATATTTCCGGTGGTCTCCTGTCTGCTTATCTATACGGTAAGGAGGTCTTCCCTGAATTCGCTGCTGCTTCTCCTGCTCTTTACATTCTGCAAAACTATGTTTGAGTTCTGCCTGGTGTTAAGCGGGAAAGTAAGCTATGCTTACGGCTGGAATCTGGGCTGGACGTTTGTATCTTATTTACTGGCCTGTTCGTTATGCTACGGCTGGTATCTGATCGTTAAGGGCAGGTCCCTCTTCAACTAATTCAGGTTCCACAGTAGCATTCCGATTCAAGGGTATAAATACAGTCGTTAGACCGACAATAAGCAGGATGCGAAACTAATTGAAGGTGGTTCGTCAATGAAAGGGTCAAAAGGGGCATTAATTGCACTGTCTTCCATCCCGCTGATTATGACACTGGGCAACTCCATGCTGCTGCCGATTCTGCCGCAGATTTCCAAGGAGCTGCGGATCAGTGCTTTTCAAGTCAGTATGATCATCACGGTCTATGGCCTGATCGCCATTCTGATGATTCCCATTGCCGGGTATTTATCGGACCGTTTCGGGCGGAAAATCGTGATTCTGCCCAGTCTGCTGCTGGCTGCCCTGGGCGGAGCAGGATGTGTAGCCGCAGCCTGGTTCTTCAAGGGAATCACTGCGTATTGGATCATACTGGCCGGACGCTTGGTTCAGGGGATTGGAGCCGCAGGCGCTTTTCCCATCGTGCTTCCGTTCGTAGGCGATCTGTTCAAGGATGAGAAGGAGGTCAGTAAGGGGCTCGGTCTGATTGAGACCTCCA
The sequence above is a segment of the Paenibacillus sp. FSL R7-0204 genome. Coding sequences within it:
- a CDS encoding LysE family transporter, whose translation is MVLGLSLSAPIGPINAAQLDKGLRGGFMHAWVVGLGAISSDIIYMLLVYFGMIHLLDAPFIKAFLWLFGFFVLVYTGVESIRHSGELSGAEMRGSEASLSRSFTSGFLMSLFNPLSILFWLGIYGSILAKAVNEYPMQQLLVYSGAIVLGILLWDVTMAAASSMFRKFLTVRVLRAVSVLSGLSLVGFGFYFGVQAARLLFFH
- a CDS encoding CBO0543 family protein, which codes for MLINVIIGWIIPWCIASYFLRQDSSIILLIAPIASVIACVFDEVGYHMKWWSITPAGSGILSFLPYNLGIFPVVSCLLIYTVRRSSLNSLLLLLLFTFCKTMFEFCLVLSGKVSYAYGWNLGWTFVSYLLACSLCYGWYLIVKGRSLFN
- a CDS encoding amino acid permease; this translates as MNQTSGSAGKDKKLKWWQLSLLGIAGTIGTGYFLGSGLAITIGGPAVLLVYLLAAAGTYVVFDALARMTAAQPEQGSFRSYAKQGFGSWAGFGSGWLYWFSELLIMGSQLTALAIFSRFWFPGVPMWIFAAGYAVVALGIVFFGNKGFDRVENVLAVIKVAAILMFLVIAAMLLAGWIGGGKFTPKVPLSYKEVFPSGGIGVWSAFIFAFYAYGGIEVLGIMSYRLQKPEEAPKAGKVMLLGLGTVYILSIGLAVIMVPLSAFNPKESPFVLALRSDHLAFVPHLFNGVLIIAGFSTMTASLYAITSMMITLAQEGDAPKVFSRKWKDKYPLLALCLIASGLTGTVIMALLLPGKVYEYITTAAGLMILYNWAFILLSSGKLLKGGVLSAVKRWSGLVLILVAVTGTLFHKLSRPGFYISLLIVSFIALGDWIVQHIRKQQDAPVKESGPEEQAGGYPSLPGGPAFRIKGIRLRKNKI